DNA sequence from the Lysinibacillus sp. OF-1 genome:
ACACCAAGGTGACTACCATAGCTACCCGCCATAACAGTCGGTACACCGTGAATCGTACCCTTTTCTTGATCTACATCTTTCAAGTCCTTATAGTCACCAGGGAATGTTAAATGAGAATGCCCTGTAATTAAAGCATCGATGCCTTCAATTTCTGCTAGTTGGTAACCAACATTTTCAGCACCCTTCACATAAGTGTCCCCACCAATACCTGAATGCGAAAGAACAACAATTACATCTGCACCAGCTTTCTGCATGTCTGGTACTACCTCTTTTACTGCTTCAACAGGCTCCTGCATTTCCACTTTACCTGCTAAATGAATGGCATCCCATTCAACAATCTTTGTTGGAACGATTCCCGTTACACCAACTTTTAGTGTATGCTTTTTACCTGAGCTATCGACCACTTCTTTATCAAGAATGACATACGGTGTATACATACGCTTTTTCGTTTTTGCATCGTAAGTATTAGCATTTACGACTGGATATTTAGCATCGTTTAATACTTCATCTAAAAAGTCTAGGCCATAGTTGAATTCATGGTTTCCTAAAGTTCCACCATCATATTTTAATGCATTAAGTGCTGCGATAGCTGGATGCACTTCCCCTGGCTTTAATACACTTTCTAACGCTTTATAAGAGCCAAGTGGTGTACCTTGAATTAAATCCCCATTATCGAATAACAATGTATTTGGATTTTTAGCGCGCGCTTGTTCAATTAATGTAGCCGTATTAGCTAAACCAACCTCCGTTGAGGGAGCATCTAAATAGTAATTATAATTAGCTAAATTTGTATGGATATCTGTTGTCCCTAAAATCTGAAGGTCTACTGATGCTCCAGCTGAAGGTGCTTTATATTCTGCTACAAAGCGCTCCACAATACTTTCCATTTGCTCCTTCGTCACATAATCACGAGGGCGAATGGTATTATCCTCAAATGCTTGCAAAATGTTTGCAGCAACTGCGTTAGCTAAATCTTGTTTATATGCCTCTGCAATTTGGTCTGCATCTTTAAATTGCTCTAAAATAGAAAGGGAAGCGTTTTCACTAACTAGTCCACGAGCAGATATAACAAATGCTTGTTGACGTGTTAGTTTATCGTTTGGTCCAAATGTAGTTGCTGTTTTACCTTTAATAAGTTTTAATTCCACAGCCTTTTCTACATAAGGTGCTAAATCCTTAGAGACATCGGTAAAGGCAAGAGAAGAACCATCACCTATCTCTACATCTAAGCTCTTTACTAGTTCTTTTACATAATCTGCACGTGTTACATCATTGGAAGCAGCATCTGCAGAAAATCCAAATGGTATAAACGCGAATAGAACGAGTAACATTGCCAAGAAATTAGTTATTAATTTCTTATTCATACAACAACCTCCTTAATAATCTAGTATTTTCCTACAAATCCTATTATATTAAACTAATTCTATTTTTTACTGAATAAATAGTCCTGATTATATGTATTTTTAAAAGAATGGTTAATTACTTTTCTCCAAAATCATAGATTACTATCATTTTAATTCTTGCGTCGCAAACAGGATGTTAGTAAATGTAAATTCTAAATAATTAATTAATATCAATATATCCGACCTCCATACCACACCATACATCTGTTCACAAAATAAAAAAAATCCTCCCGAATTTGAGAGGACTTTTATTAAAAAATATTTTTTATGCATTCACAGTTTGAAGTGATTGAGCTACTTTTTTCACTTCTTCTAGGCCATTTGCAATAATTTCTTGTGCTTTATCAGGTGAAGCATTGTGACCTTCAATAATAACTTCTTCGATAATTTCCATACCGAATACGCCACCTGCTACATTTTTAATGTAATTTACTGACATTTCCATTGGTTGTGCTTCTGGTGATGAGTAGTAGCCACCACGAGCATTTAAAATGATTGCTTTTTTGTCAGTCATTAAGCTAATTAATTGACCATTTTCACCATACTTGAATGTAAATCCAGCTTGGTATACATAGTCGATAAATGTTTGTAAAGGTGCTGGAATTGTTAGGTTCCAAAGTGGGAATGCAAATACAACGATATCAGCTGCAGTTAATGCGTCCATTGCTTTTTGTTTTGCAGCTAAAAGACGTGATTCGATGTCTGTTAGCTCACCGCCATTTTGAACTTTACCAAATGCATTGAAAAGGTCTTGTCCAAAATAAGGCATATCTTCAGCAAATACGTCAAAAGTTGTAACGTTGAGGCCTTGTACATTCTCCATGAATGTATCATACATTTTTGTTGAAATACCGTCTGGACGGTTGTTAGCTTTTACTACTAAAACGTTCATTATATAAATTCTCCCTTAAACATCATAATCTAATATCTCGAATTCAAGATATATATTAATCTTAAAAAATTTCACCTAAAATGTCAACGTTACTTTCCTCAGACTTTTGACTGAAATATTATGTTAAGATTCTTTCATTCATCTAACAAGAGGGGGTATAAAGCTTTACTCCCCTCTGTGTAAACTACAATTTACAGTTATCATCTGTACATACACCCTCATCATCAGAGCCAGCCATCTTTAACTTTGGTTGCAAACCCTCTTCCTCAGCAACTTTACGTAGTGTATCTTCAAATACCTCCTGTGGCTGAGCACCTGAAATACCATATTTACGATTTAAGACAAAAAATGGTACCCCACGAACACCAAGTTGTAGACCTTCTTGAATATCTACTTCTACTTCGTTTTTATAATCGTCACTTGCAAGAACCTTTGCAACCGCTTCACGCTGTAGCCCTACTTGCTCAGCTATCTCTAATAAAATGTCTTCTTGGCCAATACGCTTTCCTTCAATAAAATGGCTGTGTAAAAGTAATTCCACAAGTGCTGTAACATCTCCCTGTTGTTCAGCCCATTTCACAAGTCGGTGTGCTTTTAGCGTATTTTCTTCCATCAAATTGCTAAAGTCGTAGTTTAAGCCCACTTCTTTTGCACGTGCCGTTACGCCCAATGTCATTTCCTTAGCCTTTTCTAAAGACATTCCATATTTCTTGGCTAATGATTCATATACAGTACTAGTCGATTCTACTGGTGTAGTTGGATCTAATTGATAGCTTTTATAAACAAACTCCACTTGCCCTCCAAAGCCAGTATCTTCAATCGCTTTCTCTAATTGCTTTTTACCAATATAACAAAATGGACATACATAGTCAGACCAAATTTCAATTTTCATTACACTCACTCCTTTTGCTTCATTGTAGCGATAGAACAAATCACAAGGCAATATTTATGCTTCACTGCATAAATTTTCAAGCCCTTCTACATACTGAACATAAAAACAATGTGAGGTTTCAATATGACACAATCTCTGTGGCTCGCATCAACCGAGTCAGTCTCGCTAGCTTCTCTTACTTCCTCAACAACTTGTGATGTATGTATTATCGGTGGGGGCTTAACAGGTTTGTATACAGCCTATACTTTAGCAAAAGCAGGTGTGGATGTAGTTCTACTTGAGGCGAATACCCATTTTGGTCACGGAACGACAGGGCATTCCACAGGAAAATTAACAGCACAGCATAGTATTGTCTATGCGAATCTGTTAGAAAAACTATCTATAGAAGAGGCGCAGCTTTATTATCAGCTCAACCAACAAGCCATCGAGAAAGCTAGGCAATTACTTCCGACACACAGTGTTCGATCAGTGGACTCACTGTTGTACTGTCAAACAAAAGAAGGCTATGCACAATTATTAAAAGAATGGAATGCCTATAAGGTTTTAAATATTAAATCTAAAATTACCTCTGAGACAGAGCTACCGTTTCCTATCACAAAAGCATTATGTATGTCACAGCAAGCTCAAATAAATCCTTTAGAGGTGAGTAATTTCCTTGTCAAAGAGGCACAGGCAATGGGGGCAAGACTTTACAGCAATACTCGTGTTCAGCAATTAAACATATCACAAAATAACTTACATACCGAAAAAAATATGTCGGTTCAATACAATAAGCTTATTTTGTGTTCGCATTATCCCATTGAGGCGTTTAAAGGACTCAAACTTTTTAAACTGTCCAATAGTCGCTCTTATATGATTGCTAGTAAGATTTCCGAAACGATGCAGGGGCAATATCTATCCGTTGATTTCCCTTCCCGTTCGATTCGGACTGCCACGATAGACAAGGAACATTATTTAGTAATGGGTGGAGCGAATCATATAGCTGGCGAAACCGTTCATACGGAGCCGTATTATGAAGCGATTTCCAATGAAATGAAGGAACACTTTGAACAACAGCCACTTTATCGATGGTCAGCTCAAGATATTGAAACACCTGACATTGTTCCTTACGTTGGAAGAATTACAAACTCCTTACCTAATGTACTGATTGCTACTGGCTACCGTAAATGGGGGATTTCCAATTCCTTTGTCGCTGGTGACATCTTGTCCACCCTGATTACAGGCGCACAGAGTGAGGATGGTGCCATTGCCCTTTATTCACCGTCACGTACAAAATTCGGCGCGCAATTCATGCAGATGCTTAAAGTAGGGGGCTTTGTTGCAAAGGAATATATAGCTGGTTATATGAAGAACGCCAAAGCACCGACTTGCACCCATTTAGGCTGTAAAACGAAATGGAATGAAGCAGATGAGACATGGGATTGTCCTTGCCACGGTTCACGCTTTAACGCTAAGGGTGAGGTACTTGAAGGCCCAGCAGTACAACCATTAAAACTCGATTAATATGAAAGCTGGATAATTTTCGAATGAACTAAGCAATTTAAACAGAAACCCCGAACTATTACGAAACATTAATGAACATTTCGTAGTTCGGGGTTTTCTTTGGCTAAAATTCTTTTGTCCCAGCCTCTGCCTATTATTTTAGTGCTTCCGTTAATACTGGTACAATTTGTTTTTTACGAGAAACAACACCTGGTAGTACAACACGGTTGTTAATGAGTTCCGCACCGAATCCTTTTGCTGCCGCTTCTGCTACTTGTCCAATTGCAACAGCAGTTGAATCATTATTTAAAATGTCTGTCACAACGAAGAAGAATAAATCTAAGCCGTTTTCTGCAACGTTTTTATTTAATAGGATTTCTAGTTCTTCTTGACGATTAAGTACATCATTAATATCAACTGCATTAACTTGGGCTACAACTGATTTGTACTCACCAAATTGGAATTCTTTCGCATCTAATGATAAAAGATCTTCTAGTGATTTATCAGATAGGTCAGCCCCTGCTTTTAGCATAGCTAATCCATAGTCTGCAACGTCCACACCTGCAATTTTTGCTAGCTCTTCACCAGCTTTTACGTCTTGCTCTGTACAAGTTGGTGATTTAAAAAGTAATGTATCAGAAACAATTGCTGATAACATTAAGCCAGCAATATTAGCTGGTATTGCTACACCATTTTCCTTAAAGATTTTGTTTAGAATTGTTGCTGTACAACCTACTGGCTCAGCACGATAGTATAGTGGATCTGCTGTTTGGAAGTTTGCAATACGATGGTGGTCGATTACCTCTGTAATTTGTACTTCCTCAATACCATCCGCTGATTGTTGGAATTCATTGTGGTCAACAAGAATTACCTTGTCCCCTTCCCCTACTACAGAAGAAATTAAACGAGGTGCTTCAAAACCAAATTTATCTAATGCAAACTGAGTTTCATTATTAATATCTCCAAGACGTACTGCCTCAGCTTCTTCACCAATTTGGTGTTTTAAATAGGCATATACAATAGCAGACGTGATTGTGTCTGTGTCTGGGTTTTTATGTCCAAAAACTAATACTTTACTCATTCAATCAATTCCTCCTAAAATAGCACTTACATTTGTATTTTATTTTATCATATCTTATAGCCTAATAAGTGATAAAGTGTAACTTTGAATCAACGAAGCCTCATCAAACTCACTCGAAAATTTGCTCCTAAAAGCATTTGCTGAATCCAGATAAAATCTTACTGCCTATCATTTATTATATAAAAGAATAATTAATCTTTAAATACATACTTTGCAAATAAGATATATATTATAACTACCTTATGTTGCTATATAACTTTTATTGGGTCTACACACTCCTATAATACTCTCTATTTTTACCAACCTATTTTTAACATTTAATAGTAAAAATGCATCTTTTTAAAAAAATAATTAGTTTATATAGATATTTAGTTGGGTTTTCATATTTAAGTCATCGTAATTTTATGCTATCATCAGATAGTCTATATTTTTGGATATTCAGGAAATGGGGATTACGATGACAAAGAAGATGGAAAAAAAGTACATTCCTTTAGCAAACTATTTTGAAGTAGCTTTACAACAAGAGATCACTTTATCCTTTAGTGAATTAGAAAACATTATGGGACAAGTATTACCAAACGCCGCCTACTTAAATAAGAGCTGGTGGAAAAAAACTAAGCCCCCTCTCTCACACTATTTATCTTGGACCAATGCAGGTTATTATGTTATTGATGTTAAATTAGGGACAAGCGTAACTTTCTCACGTTCGCAAATGAAGCCAACTGAAAGCAGTACTTCTAACAATGAGGAAAGCCCATCTGCATACATAATTCGAGGGATTGAAGCATCCGATGCTAGATCATTCATTCATTTACAAGAGGAAATCTTTCAGCAAACTGACTTCATGTATAATGTTCAAAATGAAGTAGATCTAACGGTCCAACAACTTCGTAAAAATTTAGCCTATTGGAAACAGCTAAAAAACCGCACAATACTACTCTGTGTATTAAATGGCATTTTTGCAGGCTATGCAGTCATTCATGGGTATAAACAATCGAAAGCTAGACATGTTGCTTCTGTTCGCTTAGCAGTAAAGGAAGAACATCAACAAAAGGGCATTGGCTCTGCACTGATGAACGCTGTTGAAAATTGGTCTAAACAGCGAGACATTTCTCGTCTAGAGTTAACGGTGATGGAACATAATAATGTAGCGTTACACCTTTTTACAAAACTAGGGTTTCAACAAGAAGGCATCCGACAAAATGCCATTAAATTAAATGATACGTATGTGAATGAATATAGCTTAAGTAAAATTCTATAATTCATTTTTCCTAGATGTCTAAATCATATTTGGACATCTTTTTTTATAGTGAATTTCATAAAAACACGCATAGACCTGTGTATGAGTACACACCATCTATGCGTTGCCTACATTAAAAAACCTGCTTCTCTCTAGCAGCATCTAAGAATAACACATTACTTTCAACTTGCTCATAGGATTGCTGATATTTTTCATATTGTCCCTTATCTTGACTCATCATTTCCTCTAACAAGGCATGCAAAAAGGAAAATAAGACTGGTGCAATGTTTAGTGAAGAATGCTTTTTTGTGCCAAGAGCAAATAATGCACTGGCATATTCTCGGATAGGGGAAAATGTAGACCCTGTAATCGCAATAATCTTTACTTTCTTCATCTTGGCAATTTCAACAATCGTCTTCATATCCTTCATCTGTTTATCAAAGGATAGCACAATGAATGTCGTATGTTCGCCCATACTATTCATTTGATTAACGAGATCATCCGAGTCTAAGCGAAGCTGCTTAATATTAGAACGTAATGTTTTTAATGTGTTGGCTAACCAATTGGCGACATATGCATTGTGACGAGTACCAAGAATATAGATATGATCTGCCTCATGCATCCATTTCGAGCTTTTTTGAATTTGCTGATCGTTAATCAATTGAATCGTTTCTTGAATATTTTGGCTATCTTGTTGCATGATCTTACCAAAGCTAGAATTAGTTAATTTTTTTACTGTATATGTAGGTTGTAGATTTACCCCTTCATTTTGAGACATCATATATTCTCTAATTTCCTCTTGCAATTCTACATATCCTGATAAATCCATGGCATAACAAAAACGAATTACTGTAGATTCACTTACATTCGCCAGCCTGCCAACCTCTGCTGCTCCATTAGCAATAACTGTAGTGGGATTATCCATCACAAATTGTGCTACTTTACGCTGCCCCTTTGACAGCCTTACAAACCTTTTCTTTATATCCTCATGAATACTCATTCCTAACAACCTTTCTTTCAATGACCTTATCACGAACGGGAGATTGTTTCCTACTGACTCAAAATTCGATTAAAAATACAGTATCACGATTACAATTTGAATACAATGACTTTTCTGAAAAATCTTTAACACATTAACCTGCTAATAGAACAATTTGATTTACCTTTTTATATTGATTTGTCATTTTAACAAATAAATTCGTAAAATTGAATAAAAATTAATAAATACTTATTTTTATGTATTTCACTAGCGAATATAAACAAAAAAGTCCTGGATTCATTACTCTGATCCAGAACTTTTTATTTTTATTCTAATTCAAGCTGCTTTGTTTCCCTTCCAAGGAAGATGACACCCACCACGCCTATAATGATAGCACCACAGAAAATGGCAAAGATAAAGCCTATATCATAGCCTGCCGTTAATAAAAAACCAACGAGCAATGGACCAAAAATACCTCCGATTCGCCCAACAGCTGCCGCCATGCCAGCACCTGTGCCGCGAATAATAGCTGGATATTGCTCAGGTGTATAGGCATATAATGCACCCCATGCCCCTAAGTTAAAGAAGGATAAAAACATCCCTGAAATTAACAATACGGCAAGTGTATCTGCATTCCCAAAAACGAAAGCACTTCCAGCAGTACCAATTAGATAGGAAACAAGGACAAATTTACGGCCGAACTTTTCTATAAACCAAGCTGCTGTAAAATAACCTGGCAATTGAGCTAATGTCATGATTAGAACATATTTAAAGCTTGTAATCATATCAAAGCCCTTTCCAACCATTACACTTGGCAGCCATAAAAACATGCCATAATAGGAGAATACAACTGTAAACCATAATAGCCACAACATAAATGTAGAACGTGCGTACTTCTTCGACCAAACTTCTTTCATATTTTGGCCAATACTGCGTTTTTTGGATTCTTCCTTCACCGTAAATTGTGGTGAGTCTGGCAAATGCCAACGAAGATAAATAGCATAAAAGGCTGGAAGTGCTGTTAATATAAGGGCCACTCTCCATCCCCAAGTAGGGATAACGAAATATGAAATAAGTGCAGCAATTAACCATCCTGCCGCCCAAAAGCTTTCTAATAAGACAACTACACGCCCTCTTTCCTTGGCCGCTACACTTTCAGATACTAATGTTGAAGCTACAGGTAATTCTCCCCCTAGCCCCATACCTACTAAAAAGCGTAAAATTAAAAATGCAGTTAATGTAGTTGTAAAAGCGGATAGTCCACTTGCAATAGAAAATAGGACCAGAGTCCACATAAAAATTTGCTTTCGCCCTACTTTATCAGCAAAAACACCAAAGAAAAGTGCTCCTACAGCCATCCCGATTGAATTAACACTACCTATCCAGCCAGATTGACTTGGTGATAGTCCCCATTCAGCTGCCAATGCCGCAATGACGAAGGATAATATACCAACATCCATGGCATCGAAAAGCCAACCTACCCCCGCTACACCTAAAAGTTTATTTCTAGAAATGGATTGCTGAGGTTTATTTGTTACTACTGTATTTGTTGTCATCCCAACCACCTGTCTTTACACTTGACTTTACATTACAAGATTACTATACAGTTGTTTCAAGAAAGTGACAAGTAAAATTCAAATTACCGAATTGTTTCGACAATTAATGAAATGCTATTGAAATAATAGTACGATTTGCGTTAAAATGTCTTTTATACAAAAACAACTGTTCTTCCTATAAGAACAAAAGGAGATCGTATCGTTATGTGGAAAGGCCTTATTGAAGAATATAAACAATTTTTACCCGTAACTGAAAACACACCTGCTTTAACTTTAAACGAAGGCAATACGCCTCTTATACATTTAGTGAATTTATCTAAGAAACTAGGCATTGAGCTTTACGGAAAAATTGAAGGTGCAAACCCGACAGGCTCATTTAAAGACCGAGGGATGGTATTTGCCGTTGCAAAGGCTATTGAAGATGGGAGTCAATGCGTTATTTGTGCCTCTACAGGAAATACTTCTGCAGCTGCGGCAGCTTATGCAACACGCGCTGGTATTCAATCCATCGTTGTTATTCCGAAAGGAAAAGTCGCTCTTGGTAAACTTGCTCAAGCTACCATGTATGGTGCAAAAATCATCGAAATTGACGGTAACTTTGATGATGCCCTTAATATTGTTCGCCAAGTAAGTGAAACGACTCCTGTCGCACTTGTAAACTCTGTGAACCCATACCGTATTGAAGGTCAAAAAACGGCATCCTTTGAGATTGTAGATGGCTTAGGTACAGCACCTGATTATTTGTGTATTCCAGTAGGTAACGCAGGAAATATTACTGCATACTGGAAAGGCTTTAAAGAATACCATGCAGCGAAAAATTGCGGTCTACCAAAAATGTATGGCTTTGAGGCTGAAGGTGCCGCAGCTATCGTCAAAGGAGAACCTATTGCTAATCCTGAGACAGTGGCAACAGCCATCCGAATTGGTAACCCTGCTAGTTGGAAATTGGCAGAAGCAGCTCGTGATGAATCTGGCGGTATCATTGATTCTGTTACAGATGAAGAAATTGTAGCTGCCTATAAATTAATCGCAAGTACAGAAGGTATTTTCGTTGAGCCTGGCTCTGCTGCTTCTTTAGCAGGTGTTATTAAGTCAGTTGAAAACGGAAAAATACCACAGGGTGCAAAAGTTGTCACAATCTTCACTGGGAACGGACTAAAAGATCCTGATACAGCTATGAACGTTTCTACTGTAGAAGTAGTGTCCCTTAAAAATGATGAAGAAGAAATTCGTGCATATATCGAGGGTGTACTATGAGTAAAGTGTGGCAAATCTCAGTTCCTGGAAGCACGGCCAACCTAGGGCCAGGCTTTGATTCGATAGGACTCGGCTTGTCCCTTTACTTAAAGCTTATCGTTACTTTACAAGATCAATGGAATATTATCCATCTCGATGATAATGGTCCTAAAGAGTTTGAGCTTGAAGAACACTTACTATACGTCATTGCTAAAAAAATTGCAGATCAATATGATCAGCAACTACCTGCTTGTCGTGTCGAGATGACTAGTGAACTTCCATTAGCACGTGGCCTTGGAAGCAGTGCAGCTGTGATTGTGGCAGGTATTGAACTTGCTAACCAAGTATGTGAACTTGGTTTAACTGTTCAAGATAAGCTCAATCTCTCCTCACAGATTGAAGGACATCCAGACAATGCAACCGCTTCTGTTTTAGGGGGATTAACCATTTCCTCAATGGATGACAACGGAATTGTCGATACATTTCATATCAATGATATCGAGGCATCATTTGTGGTATACGTACCAGATGTTGAGCTCAAAACGAGCGAATCTCGTTCTGTTTTACCAGAACAACTAAATCGCGCCTATGCTGTTCGTGCTTCTGCAAATGCGAATATGTTAGCAGCTTCCTTAATGGCACGTGATTTCGAGCGTGCTGGTCATTATATGGAGGCTGATTTATTCCATGAACCGTTTCGTGCAAAGCTAATTCCTGCCTATGCAGAAATTCGTACTGCTGCAAAAGCTAACGGTGCATACGGTACCGCTCTAAGTGGCGCTGGGCCAACGTTGATTTCCATTATTCCTTCTGCTATTGCTACTGACTTTGTTCAGTTAATGACAAAGCAATTCCCAGAGCATCAAGTAATTTTAACAAAAGCGGATGAACATGGTGTGCAAGTCCATAAGCAATAAATGTTTGAAACGTCTACTACCCTAGTAGGCGTTTTTTTGAAAGCAAGTACTTATAAAACTAATATGATAGAAGTATAGAAAAGGATATTTTATACGTGCTTTTCTAAGGAGGGACTATCTTGAAACCAATTATATTCTGTGATTTCGATGGCACGATAACAGAAACTGATAATATCTTTTCATTAATGACTGAATTTGTACGAGAGGATTCTGAAAAAATTGCTAAAGCCATGATGGAACAAACCATTTCATTTAAAGATGGGCTTTCT
Encoded proteins:
- the thrB gene encoding homoserine kinase, with product MSKVWQISVPGSTANLGPGFDSIGLGLSLYLKLIVTLQDQWNIIHLDDNGPKEFELEEHLLYVIAKKIADQYDQQLPACRVEMTSELPLARGLGSSAAVIVAGIELANQVCELGLTVQDKLNLSSQIEGHPDNATASVLGGLTISSMDDNGIVDTFHINDIEASFVVYVPDVELKTSESRSVLPEQLNRAYAVRASANANMLAASLMARDFERAGHYMEADLFHEPFRAKLIPAYAEIRTAAKANGAYGTALSGAGPTLISIIPSAIATDFVQLMTKQFPEHQVILTKADEHGVQVHKQ